Proteins encoded by one window of Ictidomys tridecemlineatus isolate mIctTri1 chromosome 7, mIctTri1.hap1, whole genome shotgun sequence:
- the Hsf1 gene encoding heat shock factor protein 1 isoform X7, whose product MDLPVGPGAAGPSNVPAFLTKLWTLVSDPDTDALICWSPSGNSFHVFDQGQFAKEVLPKYFKHNNMASFVRQLNMYGFRKVVHIEQGGLVKPERDDTEFQHPCFLRGQEQLLENIKRKVTSVSTLKSEDIKIRQDSVTKLLTDVQLMKGKQECMDSKLLAMKHENEALWREVASLRQKHAQQQKVVNKLIQFLISLVQSNRILGVKRKIPLMLSDSSSAHSVPKYGRQYSLEHVHGPGPYSAPSPAYSSSSLYTPDVVTSSGPIISDITELAPASPLASPGRSIDERPLSSSPLVRVKEEPPSPPRTPRVEEASPRHPSSVDTPLSPTALIDSILRESEPAPTSATAPTDAGGRVPSSPPRSTPEKCLSVACLDNLARAPQMSGVARLFPCPSSSFLHGRVQPGNELSDHLDAMDSNLDNLQTMLTSHGFSVDTSALLDLFSPSVTMPDMSLPDLDSSLASIQELLSPQEPPRPLEAENNGPDSGKQLVQYTAQPLFLLDPDAVDTGSSELPVLFELGEGSYFSEGDDYTDDPTISLLTGSEPPKAKDPTVS is encoded by the exons AGTGGGAACAGCTTCCATGTGTTTGACCAAGGCCAGTTCGCCAAGGAGGTGCTACCCAAGTACTTCAAGCACAACAACATGGCCAGCTTCGTGCGGCAGCTCAACATGT ACGGCTTCCGGAAGGTGGTCCACATCGAGCAGGGAGGCCTGGTTAAACCTGAGAGGGATGACACTGAGTTCCAGCACCCATGCTTCCTGCGTGGCCAGGAGCAACTCCTGGAGAACATCAAGAGGAAAGTGACCAGC GTATCCACACTAAAGAGTGAAGACATAAAGATCCGCCAGGATAGCGTCACTAAGCTACTGACAGATGTGCAGCTGATGAAGGGGAAGCAAGAGTGCATGGACTCCAAGCTACTAGCCATGAAGCA CGAGAACGAAGCCCTGTGGCGAGAGGTGGCCAGCCTGCGGCAGAAGCATGCCCAGCAGCAGAAAGTCGTCAACAAG CTCATTCAGTTCCTGATCTCGCTGGTGCAATCCAACCGGATCCTGGGGGTGAAGAGaaaaat CCCGCTGATGTTGAGCGACAGCAGCTCTGCACACTCTGTGCCCAAGTATGGCCGGCAGTACTCCCTGGAGCATGTGCACGGTCCAGGCCCATACTCG gctccatccccagcctacAGCAGCTCCAGCCTCTATACCCCAGACGTTGTTACCAGCTCTGGACCCATAATCTCCGACATCACTGAGCTGGCTCCTGCCAGCCCTCTGGCCTCCCCAGGCAGGAGCATAGATGAGAG GCCCCTGTCCAGCAGTCCCCTGGTGCGTGTCAAGGAAGAGCCCCCCAGTCCACCTCGGACCCCCCGGGTGGAGGAGGCGAGTCCCAGGCACCCGTCCTCTGTGGACACCCCCTTGTCCCCGACTGCCCTCATCGACTCCATCCTGCGGGAGAGCGAGCCTGCCCCCACCTCAGCCACAGCCCCCACTGATGCCGGAGGCCGTGTCCCCTCGTCCCCACCCCGCTCAACCCCCGAGAAGTGCCTCAGCGTAGCCTGTCTGGACAA TTTGGCTCGCGCTCCACAGATGTCTGGGGTCGCCCGCCTcttcccctgcccctcctcttcctttctgcaTGGCCGAGTCCAGCCAGG GAATGAGCTCAGTGACCATTTGGATGCCATGGATTCCAACCTGGATAACCTGCAGACCATGCTGACCAGCCATGGCTTCAGTGTGGATACCAGCGCCCTGCTGGAC ctGTTCAGCCCCTCCGTGACCATGCCCGACATGAGCCTGCCTGACCTTGACAGCAGCCTGGCCAGC ATACAGGAGCTCCTGTCTCCCCAGGAGCCCCCCAGGCCTCTTGAGGCAGAAAACAATGGCCCTGACTCAG GGAAGCAGCTGGTGCAGTACACAGCACAGCCTCTGTTCCTGCTGGACCCGGACGCCGTGGACACGGGGAGCAGTGAACTACCTGTGCTCTTTGAGCTGGGGGAGGGCTCCTACTTCTCCGAGGGAGACGACTACACAGATGATCCCACCATTTCCCTGCTGACGGGCTCTGAGCCCCCCAAAGCCAAGGACCCTACTGTCTCCTAG